The genomic window atgagtagaaatataagtCCGCGtataaattataagaaaataaagaattatcATGTGGTGAAACTAATTTGGCGTGCAATGACTTCAATTGCCCATAAAATTTGAATGTGTAAATTTTtcaataataagtttttttgtttgaccgaaataataataattatgaggATACAAATCTCTAAGATCTTATTTACATGAAGGATAAAAATGACTTTTCATTTGTATGTTCTTTTAATAGATTTACACATGATAATAATGAGGATTTTATAGACCCAAATAGAATCTGGAAAATGGTTTGGTTTAGCCATTAGATTAGAGATTAGAGATAGGATTCGAAGGCCGAAGCTAAGCAGCAGCAACTACCAAACCAACCATATCATTCGACTGACAGACATTGTTTCATCAAATTCTTCAAAATGATAGCATCACTGTCAATTTCtgcttcttcttcaacttcaaccATGTTGTTATATCCTAAACTAGGAACAACAACATCATGTGCAATGTCACTGTCCACTACttacacaacaacaacaacaacaacaacaacaacttcaTATTCAAAATCCCAACATCTATATCTCTATTCATTGCGTCAACGCCTTTTCTCACCTTGGACTGGTTTGAAGAATCTGGGTTTCTTAActaaacccaaaaaaccaaTCTTTCATATCATaggtataataataatattaacataGAAACTGGGttttgtttttcatgaattataCTTTACTttactatattgattttgtagaTAGAAAGGGTCGGTGTAAGAGTAAGGTTGTTTATGCTTCTCTTTTTGGGGTTGGAGCTCCTGAAGCTTTGGTAATTGGGGTTGTTGCTTTGTTGGTTTTTGGTCCTAAAGGTCTTGCTGAGGTCAGTTTTTATCTTATAACAATTTTGAATGCTTTTGCCTATGTAATTCAGAATTTCAGATTAGATTGCATAAACTATGTTTATTATggtaaaatataaattgaagaatCTTTGATGATTTCCTATCATATTAATGCATAGTTTTTTGCTTTGTTAAGGAATTAGTGATTCTAAAAGCTTAATCTTTTGATCACTTTATGATACAAGTGGTTTGGTACCTAGTCAAGGTGCCAATCATCTGTCCCAAGTCGGTGATCTAAGCGACACCAAAAGAGTTTTAAGCAGGTGGTCTAGGGTTTTATCCTTGTAAACTAGCATTATTAGCATAGTCAATGACTTAGTAATATTTACCTATCCAAATAAGAGGATCCCATCATGTAACAGTTTAAATAGCTAGGGGAAGTCCAAGTGTGTTTTAACGATTCAATGGTGCTATACATCCCGAAATATTTTTCGTGAAATTTCAAGAAGCATGTTAAAGAGTTTAAGTGAGATAGGAAAACTGCTTTAAGTTCCGGATTTAGTGGAAAACACCCTGGGTACTGGTGTTAAACAACCAATCACAAGGCTTCGACGTCATGTATTCATGATCACTTCTTTCACTatatttagcatttttctttacGATTTTATCTCAAACACTCTTGATAACTTGTTCTATATACTTTGCAAAGTGAAGGAACAAATGCACATAAGTTTCATGATTTTACATGAAATTGACATTAGAAAGGCTAACAATCCTAGAATGTGTAAAGTTCCAACTGACAAAACATTAACAATTGGTGAACATTTGAAAGAAGTTTCCCTTTGGCTTATCAAATGTCATTTACCTACATTCATTGAACATAGACACGGAGCCTTTATTTTTCTCATAGCTTGTTTGTGTATCAATTTTGCATTTTTATGCTAAACAAATCATAAATTGGTCATGTTTGTTCAGATTTATTATTTGTTCTGAGAAGCCAAATAATACCGAGATGATGACGGATACCTATAATATGTACCAATCTGTttgaaaattaacatttttcatgTTTTGTGTTTTGATTGGAATTCACCTGCTTCAGACTTTCCCTTCTTACCCTTTGTTGAGAATAGTGATACTATGTGTTCTAGGATGCAGATAGTctaaaactttttattttctataattttgtttcaaatgttGTTCATCAAAGTGAACATGAAGTTCAAAGGGGTTTATTCTATACTTATCAAAATTTAAGAGTATTAATTAATTCTTGATCACTTAAATTCCCTTGAAGTTCAAAAATGAAATGTCATACAGTGAACATGAAGTTATAACTTGACAATCTGTGAGCCATGAGCGATTCCTTTGCTTGTTGAATAAAATGTCAATGATACAGATCAGTTCAAAGGGGTTTACATATGAAGTATGGTTGAGAAGTGTAGAACAATGATTGTCTTACATTCTCCACTGATTACTTTTGAATGGAATTAACATCAAATAGTTGAAATTCACTAGATAGGTCCTCTGAGCTTTATAGGATACATTATTTACAAAACTTTGCAAaatctttgttgtttttattggtGATGGTGGGAATTTTTTTCCTGCGTAACTTTTTCTCAACCACCATTGTTTTCTACCGAGTCATTGAATGCAGGTTGCTCGAAATCTGGGAAAAACATTGCGTGAATTTCAACCCACCATTAGAGAGATTCAGGTTGGTGCAAATTACTCTATAGTCCAAAGTCTAGATTAAATTTGTTATGCAAATGCCACTCGATAGACCCTTTGATTTAACTACTTGCCATTTTTGCTGCTTTAGGATGTTTC from Trifolium pratense cultivar HEN17-A07 linkage group LG1, ARS_RC_1.1, whole genome shotgun sequence includes these protein-coding regions:
- the LOC123914133 gene encoding sec-independent protein translocase protein TATB, chloroplastic, whose product is MIASLSISASSSTSTMLLYPKLGTTTSCAMSLSTTYTTTTTTTTTTSYSKSQHLYLYSLRQRLFSPWTGLKNLGFLTKPKKPIFHIIDRKGRCKSKVVYASLFGVGAPEALVIGVVALLVFGPKGLAEVARNLGKTLREFQPTIREIQDVSREFKSTLEREIGIDDISKPLQNTYSSDVRNTTPTPSATEITNNSQTAVDPNGNGDPSRAYSSEDYLKITEEQLKAAAAQQQVQTPPPKEAEIEQEVQPPVNETAATLPPPQKPESESFPSDS